A genomic stretch from Chloroflexota bacterium includes:
- a CDS encoding UBP-type zinc finger domain-containing protein, which translates to MADYPPIDTSIPPSGTGCVECLATEGGWWFHLRRCVHCGHIGCCDQSPSQHGSKHAAAENHPIIRSFEPGEDWFYDYVEDEYAEGPELAPPDHHPLSQPTPGPAGRAPRDRRWHLHPAAP; encoded by the coding sequence ATGGCCGACTACCCCCCGATCGACACCTCCATCCCGCCCAGCGGCACCGGCTGCGTCGAGTGCCTCGCCACTGAAGGCGGCTGGTGGTTCCACCTGCGCCGATGCGTGCACTGCGGCCACATCGGCTGCTGCGACCAGTCCCCCTCGCAGCACGGCAGCAAGCATGCCGCGGCGGAGAACCACCCGATCATCCGCAGCTTCGAGCCCGGCGAGGACTGGTTCTACGACTATGTGGAGGATGAGTACGCGGAAGGCCCTGAGTTGGCGCCGCCGGACCACCACCCGCTCAGTCAGCCCACCCCCGGCCCGGCCGGCCGCGCGCCGCGCGACCGCCGTTGGCATCTCCACCCGGCTGCACCCTGA
- a CDS encoding DUF2283 domain-containing protein, translating to MAEVARKRTDLLLEYDESVDAAYLRLTDSAVDHQVRLDDARGINYAADGSVIGIEILSPRRKGVLLDGLPYPDDVARVMRSCGFRILQATPG from the coding sequence ATGGCGGAGGTAGCTCGGAAGCGGACCGATCTTCTCCTGGAGTACGACGAATCCGTGGACGCCGCCTACCTCCGGCTGACCGATTCCGCGGTGGACCATCAGGTCCGGCTCGACGACGCCCGCGGCATCAACTACGCCGCAGACGGATCGGTGATCGGCATTGAGATCCTGTCGCCGCGTCGCAAGGGTGTGCTGTTGGACGGGCTGCCATACCCCGATGATGTGGCCCGGGTGATGCGCTCCTGCGGCTTTCGCATCCTCCAGGCGACGCCGGGCTAG
- a CDS encoding phosphoribosyltransferase family protein, with amino-acid sequence MARNASVLSEWTESVSSDGRRRLHLLCRNEVAVQVERAIGAALGDRLPIRAADEGEWTHRYPLARPLTEEEVGFLELLGHVLTLRIGPPVVVAIALDWYKDPQSHEDPDLWADTHVGELIHEAKYAGSAPHAKKLVAELAQVMAQHPDLSQAEVVVSVPSHSPGHFSERLAKAVANVRKLPLAELTDNAAAPVKDTPADERPAREFAIEAATIKRRSVILIDDVCRSGESLRTAAAFLDSVGASSVSALVAVRTMRN; translated from the coding sequence TTGGCCCGGAATGCTTCGGTCCTCAGCGAATGGACGGAAAGCGTGTCCTCGGACGGTCGCCGCCGACTGCACCTTCTCTGCAGGAACGAAGTCGCGGTCCAGGTAGAGCGCGCGATCGGCGCCGCGCTCGGCGATCGCTTACCCATCCGGGCGGCCGACGAGGGAGAATGGACGCACCGATATCCACTGGCCAGACCACTTACGGAGGAAGAGGTCGGATTTCTCGAGCTGCTCGGCCATGTGCTCACGCTGCGTATCGGACCACCGGTCGTTGTCGCGATCGCCCTCGATTGGTACAAAGATCCGCAGAGCCACGAGGATCCGGATCTTTGGGCAGATACCCACGTTGGGGAACTGATACACGAAGCTAAGTACGCTGGATCTGCCCCGCATGCGAAAAAATTGGTGGCCGAGCTCGCCCAGGTAATGGCACAGCACCCAGACCTGTCCCAGGCTGAGGTGGTGGTCAGTGTTCCGAGCCATTCCCCCGGGCATTTCAGCGAACGGCTCGCCAAAGCGGTGGCAAACGTGCGCAAGCTGCCGCTGGCGGAGCTGACAGACAACGCTGCTGCCCCAGTCAAGGACACCCCTGCAGATGAGCGGCCGGCTCGCGAGTTCGCGATCGAGGCGGCAACGATCAAGAGGCGAAGCGTCATCCTCATCGACGACGTTTGCCGGAGCGGCGAGAGCCTCCGGACCGCCGCCGCATTCCTGGACTCTGTCGGCGCGTCGAGCGTTTCCGCGCTTGTCGCCGTCAGAACGATGCGAAACTAG
- a CDS encoding type II toxin-antitoxin system VapC family toxin, whose amino-acid sequence MRFLLDSTLLMDHANRDEPANQLLERLHSEPHELYTCDVITCETLSQGDASHLRQLRTLLDALEYVATSPDAARWAADSRLTRHRAGGKLGLGDSLIASVAAELGATVVTRNRPDFERQGIKVLSY is encoded by the coding sequence ATGCGGTTCCTGCTCGATTCCACCCTGCTTATGGATCACGCCAACCGGGACGAGCCTGCCAACCAGCTGCTCGAGCGCCTGCATTCCGAGCCGCATGAGCTGTACACCTGCGACGTGATCACCTGCGAGACGTTGTCACAAGGCGATGCGAGCCACCTGCGGCAACTCCGCACACTGCTCGACGCTCTCGAATATGTCGCGACATCCCCGGATGCCGCGCGTTGGGCCGCCGACTCGCGGCTGACCAGGCATCGGGCGGGGGGCAAGCTCGGCCTTGGCGACTCACTGATCGCCAGCGTGGCCGCCGAGCTGGGCGCGACCGTGGTCACCCGCAACCGCCCCGACTTCGAGCGGCAGGGGATCAAGGTCCTGAGCTACTGA
- a CDS encoding type II toxin-antitoxin system HicB family antitoxin, translating into MKYAIVIERSPTGYAAYVPDLPGCVAAGGTRVEVERLIREAIQLHLEGMREDGEPIPEPTTGVDLVEV; encoded by the coding sequence ATGAAGTACGCGATTGTCATCGAGCGCTCGCCCACCGGGTACGCGGCGTACGTCCCCGATCTTCCCGGTTGCGTCGCAGCCGGTGGCACGCGCGTCGAAGTCGAACGCCTGATCCGCGAGGCCATTCAGCTCCACCTCGAAGGCATGCGTGAGGATGGCGAACCGATCCCCGAACCGACGACTGGGGTGGATCTGGTCGAGGTCTAG
- a CDS encoding DinB family protein has product MTSTTAADPLVQYTADIQPRPIPEALLAARSDLMAAVRELASLTDADLETFWAWKGDGENEIRYGFYRIFEDFERAGVDAEAALHEAGVERGRAADLIAPATAARWDLQGILVQLPDAAWDADPGDEQWTVRQTLGHVIGGQRSYAAVTAWWQGQALPADSNVPTARPTAIYDALPSDEEEGAGTPAEVRARLDEVLDQSTERLAGLPPERLAHGTRWMGFALDIGFRIGRWSSHFREHTIQVEKTLVMIGHTPTEVDRLIRLILGEWGRAEAAVYGSADGGEALGILAAAAAEARATAAEAARIARD; this is encoded by the coding sequence ATGACCTCGACTACCGCCGCTGATCCGCTCGTCCAGTACACCGCCGACATCCAGCCTCGCCCCATTCCCGAGGCCCTCCTCGCCGCGCGCAGCGACCTCATGGCCGCGGTCCGCGAGCTTGCTTCCCTCACCGATGCCGACCTGGAGACGTTCTGGGCCTGGAAGGGCGACGGCGAGAACGAGATCCGGTACGGCTTCTACCGAATCTTCGAGGACTTCGAGCGAGCAGGCGTCGATGCCGAGGCGGCTCTCCACGAGGCAGGTGTCGAGCGGGGCAGAGCCGCCGACCTGATCGCCCCGGCCACTGCCGCGCGTTGGGACCTGCAGGGGATCCTGGTCCAGCTGCCGGATGCCGCCTGGGACGCCGACCCCGGTGACGAGCAGTGGACCGTGCGCCAGACGCTCGGCCACGTCATCGGTGGCCAGCGAAGCTACGCTGCCGTCACCGCCTGGTGGCAGGGGCAGGCGCTCCCGGCCGACTCGAATGTGCCAACCGCACGGCCCACGGCGATCTACGACGCGCTGCCGAGTGACGAAGAAGAGGGGGCGGGCACCCCGGCCGAGGTCCGCGCCCGGCTCGACGAGGTGCTCGACCAATCGACCGAACGGCTGGCCGGCCTGCCTCCCGAGCGACTTGCCCACGGGACGCGCTGGATGGGCTTCGCCCTGGACATCGGCTTCCGGATTGGCCGATGGTCCTCGCACTTCCGCGAGCACACCATCCAGGTCGAGAAGACGCTGGTCATGATCGGCCACACGCCCACCGAGGTGGACCGATTGATCCGCCTGATCCTCGGTGAGTGGGGTCGCGCAGAGGCAGCCGTCTACGGCTCGGCGGATGGTGGAGAGGCGCTCGGTATCCTGGCCGCGGCTGCTGCGGAGGCCCGCGCCACCGCCGCCGAGGCCGCGAGGATCGCCCGGGACTGA
- a CDS encoding DNA-processing protein DprA: MDSVQRAVAAWHIWRTPAPLLRALRDDGPGVVDEACAGLDDAVQRDLLQSATHLEEAGIGALIFGGDDYPELLNALRSPPAILMSAGNTALLHRPAVGICGSRSASAEGLSAARSLAQALAGKGYVTVAGNAIGVDAEAQQGALEAGGGVITVLPEGITHARLRHGDEDGISESGQLLVLSQFPPGQPWSVGGAMARNGLIAALTQALVVIEASERGGTLAAGETALAMGRPVLALEFDAGTPLGNAMLIKKGALPVRTPRAVTNFVETLSTASPPEAPEDQLSLTL, from the coding sequence ATGGATTCAGTACAGCGCGCCGTCGCGGCCTGGCACATCTGGCGGACCCCCGCCCCCCTGCTGCGCGCCTTGCGGGATGATGGGCCGGGCGTTGTGGACGAGGCGTGCGCGGGACTCGATGACGCGGTTCAGCGAGACCTCCTTCAATCGGCGACCCACCTCGAGGAAGCAGGGATTGGCGCGCTCATCTTCGGAGGCGACGACTACCCTGAACTACTGAACGCTCTTCGATCGCCGCCAGCGATCCTCATGAGCGCGGGAAACACCGCCCTCCTCCATCGGCCGGCAGTCGGCATCTGTGGATCACGATCAGCGTCGGCCGAGGGCCTTTCCGCCGCGCGGTCGCTGGCCCAGGCGCTTGCTGGCAAGGGTTACGTCACGGTCGCGGGCAACGCCATCGGTGTGGACGCCGAAGCGCAACAGGGTGCTCTCGAGGCCGGCGGCGGCGTCATAACTGTCCTGCCAGAAGGAATCACCCACGCCCGATTGCGTCACGGCGATGAGGACGGAATCTCTGAGTCGGGCCAGTTGCTCGTTCTTTCCCAGTTCCCCCCGGGTCAGCCATGGAGCGTTGGGGGCGCGATGGCCCGGAACGGCTTGATCGCGGCTCTGACCCAGGCGCTCGTGGTGATCGAGGCGTCCGAGCGTGGCGGAACTCTAGCGGCCGGGGAAACTGCCCTTGCCATGGGCCGGCCTGTCCTGGCGCTCGAATTTGACGCCGGCACTCCGCTTGGCAATGCGATGTTGATCAAGAAGGGCGCGTTGCCAGTTCGGACCCCGCGAGCCGTTACTAACTTCGTGGAGACTCTCTCGACCGCCTCCCCACCTGAGGCTCCCGAAGATCAATTGTCCCTTACCCTATGA
- a CDS encoding DUF1810 domain-containing protein: MTSDDLDRFVTAQEPVYARVLAELRQGRKTSHWMWFIFPQIAGLGQSPMSERFAIHSIEEARAYLVHRVLGPRLRECAAAVLALKDRAAEDTFGPIDAKKLRSSMTLFHRAAPTEPLFRQVLDGWFAGMPDDKTDMLLGRSTDG, from the coding sequence TTGACCTCGGACGATCTCGATCGCTTCGTGACGGCGCAGGAGCCGGTGTACGCCCGGGTGCTCGCCGAGTTGCGGCAAGGGCGCAAGACTAGCCACTGGATGTGGTTCATCTTTCCCCAGATCGCCGGGCTGGGGCAGAGCCCGATGTCGGAGCGCTTCGCGATCCACTCTATCGAGGAGGCTCGTGCCTACCTCGTTCACCGGGTGCTCGGGCCGCGGCTACGCGAATGCGCCGCCGCCGTCCTTGCGCTGAAAGACCGGGCCGCAGAAGACACCTTCGGCCCCATCGACGCGAAGAAGCTACGCTCTAGCATGACCCTCTTCCACCGCGCAGCGCCCACCGAGCCGCTGTTTCGCCAGGTGCTCGATGGGTGGTTCGCCGGGATGCCGGATGACAAGACCGATATGCTTCTTGGGAGGTCAACCGATGGATGA
- a CDS encoding DinB family protein — MTDDPLSAQLIRLLEADDAHMRFEEAVADFPDDAINRRPPNVGYTPWHLVEHLRLTQWDILEYVRIPAWVSPDWPIGYWPDPSATATPEEFAGSVARFLADRAALCELVADPAWDLLAPIPHTPGHTLLREILIVADHNAYHVGEFAILRQVTGAWPANRPG; from the coding sequence ATGACTGACGACCCGCTGAGCGCCCAGCTGATTCGGCTGCTGGAGGCCGACGACGCCCACATGCGCTTCGAGGAGGCCGTCGCCGACTTCCCCGATGACGCCATCAACCGGCGCCCGCCGAACGTCGGCTACACGCCGTGGCACCTAGTCGAGCATCTGCGCCTGACGCAGTGGGACATCCTCGAGTACGTCCGCATCCCGGCGTGGGTCTCGCCGGACTGGCCGATCGGCTACTGGCCGGATCCATCCGCCACGGCGACCCCGGAGGAGTTCGCCGGCAGCGTCGCGCGATTCCTCGCGGATCGCGCCGCCCTGTGCGAGCTGGTCGCCGATCCCGCCTGGGACCTCCTGGCGCCGATCCCCCACACGCCCGGGCACACTCTCCTGCGGGAGATCCTCATCGTCGCCGACCACAACGCCTACCACGTCGGCGAGTTCGCGATCCTCCGCCAGGTAACGGGCGCCTGGCCGGCAAACCGCCCGGGCTGA
- a CDS encoding adenylate/guanylate cyclase domain-containing protein, whose protein sequence is MPAKERNEQFWSEYLSRPNSGMAAGRRFFSRIPTNPRCYLCAAPFAGAGGVAFRLFGKRQSSGNPNYCNSCEKMLIKYHGGAEVEASMLFADIRGSTALAEKMTPTEFRTVLDRFYSTASGLVFAHDGMVDKFVGDELVAAFPSMLSAERHTERAVETAQELLRATGHADPAGPWVPIGAGVHTGRVWFGAVGEGGHVELTGVGDPVNVTARLASLAQAGEILVSVEAAEKAGLDPSLPRQTLELKGREEPIEVVSLRLAPISETVASG, encoded by the coding sequence ATGCCCGCCAAGGAACGGAACGAGCAATTCTGGAGCGAATACCTCTCTCGCCCGAACTCGGGCATGGCGGCCGGGCGGCGCTTCTTCAGCCGAATCCCCACCAACCCCCGGTGCTACCTGTGCGCGGCGCCGTTTGCGGGTGCTGGGGGAGTGGCGTTCCGGCTCTTCGGCAAGCGACAGTCGTCGGGCAACCCGAACTATTGCAACTCGTGCGAGAAGATGCTGATCAAGTATCACGGTGGTGCCGAGGTCGAAGCCTCCATGCTGTTCGCCGATATCCGGGGTTCCACAGCCCTCGCCGAAAAGATGACGCCAACCGAGTTTCGGACGGTGCTCGACCGCTTCTACTCGACCGCATCGGGTCTGGTCTTCGCCCATGACGGCATGGTGGACAAGTTCGTCGGTGACGAGCTGGTGGCCGCGTTTCCCTCCATGCTCAGCGCAGAGCGGCACACCGAGCGCGCCGTCGAGACAGCCCAGGAGTTGCTCCGCGCGACCGGCCACGCGGACCCGGCGGGTCCCTGGGTTCCGATCGGAGCCGGCGTGCATACCGGCCGCGTCTGGTTTGGCGCTGTGGGGGAGGGTGGTCACGTGGAGCTGACCGGCGTGGGCGATCCGGTGAACGTCACCGCTCGCCTCGCCTCCCTGGCGCAGGCGGGTGAGATCCTCGTTTCGGTGGAGGCGGCCGAGAAGGCCGGTCTGGATCCCTCGCTGCCGCGACAAACGCTCGAGCTGAAGGGTCGGGAGGAGCCCATTGAGGTGGTGAGCCTCCGATTAGCCCCAATTAGCGAGACAGTCGCGTCCGGGTGA
- a CDS encoding EAL domain-containing protein translates to MDHRLDRARGGRWLFAQRRGDGRGCGRLHAAVIRRANDRAAWCGREQSGRRPGDRCRAHPRFGRDGRCRRHHPGPGDREARGALERHAPDRRNPAAAPLLARIPADPRHRLEPGRRVRGTHPLRRATDDNAPVRHAALVGRGRDLEFATMQAAVRATRELPPNCWVSVNASAALLSETDTLADILGPLDRPTVIELSEHDVITDYAPIAAAMERLGPGRLLAVDDAGSGFASLRHILEVRPAFVKMDIGLVQSAATDLTRRALVAGFVHFARDADFTLVAEGIESEDDLDTLRELGVALGQGYLLGRPEHASFLEDQVATATSPRPRVQRARAN, encoded by the coding sequence ATGGATCACCGGCTGGACCGTGCAAGAGGAGGACGGTGGCTATTCGCGCAGCGTCGCGGCGATGGGCGTGGATGCGGTCGTCTTCATGCCGCTGTCATACGAAGGGCGAATGATCGGGCTGCTTGGTGCGGCCGTGAGCAATCCGGCAGGCGGCCAGGCGACCGTTGCCGAGCACATCCCCGTTTTGGCCGAGATGGCCGATGTCGTCGCCACCACCCTGGGCCCGGCGATCGCGAAGCTCGAGGAGCGCTCGAGCGCCACGCACCTGATCGACGAAATCCTGCTGCAGCGCCGCTACTGGCCCGTATTCCAGCCGATCCGCGACATCGTCTCGAACCAGGTCGTCGGGTACGAGGCACTCACCCGCTTCGACGCGCCACAGACGACAATGCGCCTGTTCGACATGCCGCGCTCGTCGGACGGGGCCGGGACCTGGAGTTCGCCACCATGCAGGCCGCCGTCAGGGCCACCAGGGAGCTTCCTCCCAACTGCTGGGTCAGCGTCAACGCGTCGGCGGCCCTTCTGTCGGAGACCGATACGCTTGCCGACATCCTCGGGCCGCTCGATCGGCCCACGGTCATCGAGCTCTCCGAACACGATGTCATCACCGATTACGCGCCGATCGCGGCGGCGATGGAACGCCTGGGTCCTGGCCGCTTGCTCGCGGTGGATGACGCTGGCTCCGGCTTCGCGAGCCTGCGCCACATCCTGGAAGTACGCCCGGCCTTCGTGAAGATGGACATCGGCCTGGTCCAGAGCGCTGCTACCGATCTCACACGGCGCGCACTCGTCGCGGGGTTCGTCCACTTCGCCCGCGACGCGGACTTCACCCTCGTGGCGGAGGGAATCGAGAGCGAGGATGACCTTGACACCCTCAGGGAGCTCGGCGTTGCGCTCGGGCAGGGCTACCTGCTCGGCCGCCCGGAGCACGCCTCCTTCCTCGAAGACCAGGTCGCAACGGCCACGTCCCCCCGCCCTCGGGTCCAGCGGGCGCGGGCGAACTAG